A genome region from Maridesulfovibrio salexigens DSM 2638 includes the following:
- the hpnA gene encoding hopanoid-associated sugar epimerase yields MNVMITGATGLIGSRLVKILSEKGFHIKALVRDKVRAQQLVKEPVEFISGDLNNESALEEALQGCKYLFHLAADYRLWVPDPESMTRTNVEGTRLLMHKALEEGVERIVYTSSVCVLGCNADGSPADEDAESTVADMISPYKKSKFLAEKVVMEMVREEGLPAVIVNPSTPVGPGDSRPTPTGTMVLNSARDGGMFYADTGLNVAHVDDIALGHLLALEKGKIGRRYILGGDNISLKDLFAMTARITDKPGPRFKVPQFVMYLAGFTGEVLARLGLVKNPVATMDSVRMASKKMYYSSERAEKELGYTHRPALEAVQDAVYWFKDQQMLD; encoded by the coding sequence ATGAACGTAATGATCACCGGGGCGACCGGATTGATTGGGTCACGTCTTGTCAAAATTCTTTCTGAAAAGGGATTCCATATTAAAGCTCTTGTCCGCGATAAGGTCCGGGCGCAGCAGCTTGTTAAGGAACCAGTGGAATTTATAAGTGGAGATTTGAATAACGAGTCTGCACTTGAAGAAGCTTTGCAGGGCTGTAAATATCTTTTTCATCTGGCAGCGGATTACCGCCTCTGGGTGCCGGACCCGGAAAGCATGACCCGTACTAATGTTGAAGGCACGCGTTTGCTTATGCATAAAGCTCTTGAAGAAGGTGTGGAGCGTATTGTTTACACTTCCAGTGTTTGCGTGCTCGGTTGTAATGCTGATGGTAGTCCTGCTGACGAGGACGCTGAATCAACTGTTGCGGATATGATCAGTCCATATAAGAAATCTAAATTCTTAGCCGAGAAAGTGGTTATGGAGATGGTCCGGGAAGAGGGTCTTCCGGCTGTGATTGTGAATCCCTCAACTCCGGTTGGTCCGGGAGATTCGCGGCCGACTCCTACAGGAACCATGGTGCTTAATTCTGCTCGTGACGGTGGAATGTTTTACGCTGATACTGGTCTGAATGTGGCCCATGTTGATGATATCGCCCTTGGTCATCTGCTTGCCTTGGAGAAGGGTAAGATTGGCCGTAGATATATCCTTGGTGGTGATAATATTAGCCTTAAAGATTTGTTTGCCATGACAGCACGGATCACAGACAAGCCCGGACCGAGATTTAAGGTCCCGCAGTTCGTGATGTATCTCGCTGGGTTCACTGGAGAAGTTTTAGCAAGGCTTGGATTGGTCAAGAATCCTGTGGCAACAATGGACAGTGTACGCATGGCATCTAAAAAGATGTATTATAGCTCTGAGCGGGCTGAAAAAGAGTTGGGTTACACTCATCGTCCGGCTTTGGAAGCGGTTCAGGATGCGGTCTACTGGTTTAAGGATCAGCAGATGCTTGATTAG
- a CDS encoding N-acyl homoserine lactonase family protein, with protein MSKYRIHPIVVGTKRFDKGMMTYQHDYGQPYIIPIYSWYLEGGDKKILVDTGEMQPIISEDREADLGGKIHTFEDGLAKFGLKPEDIDIVIHTHLHNDHCENDYKCTNAKFYVHRKELDHVHDPHPLDFRYLEDYVEDVEEAGQVVAVDGDYEVAPGIRMIHTPVHTPGGMTVMIDTAGGLAAITGFCVIMENFNPPPEIRGMEMEVIPPGTSVNTYKAYDIMLQVKEMADILIPLHEPAFAKVDVVEGT; from the coding sequence ATGTCCAAATACAGAATTCACCCCATCGTTGTGGGTACCAAGAGATTTGACAAAGGTATGATGACCTATCAACATGACTACGGTCAGCCATACATCATTCCCATATATAGCTGGTATTTGGAGGGTGGCGATAAGAAGATTCTTGTAGATACCGGCGAAATGCAGCCCATTATTTCCGAGGACCGAGAAGCTGATCTTGGTGGCAAAATACATACTTTCGAAGACGGACTGGCAAAGTTCGGACTCAAACCTGAAGATATCGATATTGTTATTCATACCCATCTGCATAATGACCATTGCGAGAACGATTACAAATGCACCAATGCAAAATTTTATGTGCATAGAAAGGAACTTGATCACGTGCACGATCCGCATCCATTGGATTTCCGCTATCTGGAAGATTACGTGGAGGATGTGGAGGAGGCCGGACAGGTGGTCGCTGTTGACGGCGATTACGAAGTGGCTCCCGGCATCCGCATGATACATACCCCGGTACATACACCGGGCGGAATGACTGTTATGATTGATACCGCAGGCGGACTGGCTGCCATTACCGGGTTCTGCGTGATTATGGAGAACTTCAACCCTCCGCCGGAAATACGGGGCATGGAGATGGAAGTTATTCCTCCGGGGACTTCGGTTAATACCTATAAAGCTTATGACATCATGCTGCAGGTCAAAGAAATGGCCGATATTCTTATTCCGCTGCATGAGCCAGCTTTTGCCAAGGTTGATGTGGTGGAAGGTACTTAA
- a CDS encoding YfbU family protein, which yields MHISDGEKLILLMLSDLHDKLEVESELDPEFIRSAILKEKTWGIPWKYPGIQFEDKSAPVELSQVLDILDMWTSVEHSYAQLNSEEKAYVHEQAKPFGNDPKFKGFDGNNETEYMSIAYFLINDLDRFTNFKGRGLNSHVPSMETYSRMTATFKKIVDKTSSFQLSKEDLAKVLKEKIHPENR from the coding sequence ATGCATATTAGTGATGGTGAAAAACTCATTCTATTAATGCTCAGCGACTTGCATGACAAACTTGAAGTTGAAAGTGAACTTGACCCAGAATTTATTCGTTCTGCTATCCTCAAAGAAAAAACCTGGGGTATCCCGTGGAAATACCCTGGCATACAGTTTGAAGACAAGTCTGCACCAGTTGAACTAAGTCAGGTTTTAGACATACTAGACATGTGGACCTCAGTCGAACATAGCTATGCCCAGCTAAATTCCGAAGAAAAAGCCTACGTTCACGAGCAAGCTAAACCTTTTGGCAATGACCCAAAATTCAAGGGATTCGACGGAAACAATGAAACCGAATACATGAGCATCGCCTATTTTTTGATTAATGATCTAGATAGATTTACGAACTTCAAAGGCAGAGGGCTCAATTCCCATGTGCCATCAATGGAAACATATTCTAGAATGACTGCTACATTTAAAAAAATTGTCGATAAAACTTCTTCATTTCAACTTTCGAAAGAAGACCTTGCTAAAGTATTAAAAGAAAAAATTCACCCCGAAAACAGATAA
- a CDS encoding methyl-accepting chemotaxis protein, translating to MSLKIRLTLSVIAMFAIIFCMFAGTTYVAFKQKDDGLVINLAGRQRMLSQKISKEVMLYMLDSSQEHKKLVHKTEQIFSKTLAALTNSGQAPLTLNINGPAASIPKPDATVAVQLRKVDAVWNSYSNMVNKILVGSQQVAPDALSAKSLELLKEMNTAVVMLQKNAENNTRMLVYMQIGFTVLAILCVIAVLVMLRKRISSPLERLKNYALAVAGDNLDAEISGNYEAELLELKNAISDMVNTISQTIAEAVEKGELAEAASRKAEQTLVEVQQKQKEVEELVSSMESGAEEASNISNEVFESLSELAAQVEQVNRGVDVQRDRLTETATAMEEMNSTVLEVAHNASNAAESADQSRKNAQTGAQGVSRAVSSIQQIQTRITGLKETMNTLGQQADSIGHIMDVITDIADQTNLLALNAAIEAARAGEAGRGFAVVADEVRKLAEKTMDATKEVETAISGIQANAKENINAVELAAGDITESTDAASESKKFMDEIVDIVDETAGLIQSIAAASEQQSATSEEINRALGDISTVASETAQGMNTSADALQEISDNVERLNSVVQQLAVSK from the coding sequence ATGAGCTTAAAAATTCGTCTTACACTCTCCGTAATAGCTATGTTTGCAATAATTTTTTGCATGTTTGCGGGGACTACTTATGTCGCTTTCAAACAAAAAGATGATGGACTTGTAATAAACCTTGCCGGCAGACAGCGCATGCTCTCCCAAAAGATATCAAAAGAAGTCATGCTTTATATGCTGGACAGCAGCCAGGAGCACAAAAAGCTTGTCCATAAAACAGAACAAATATTTTCAAAAACACTCGCTGCTTTGACCAACTCCGGCCAAGCCCCACTGACTCTCAATATAAACGGTCCAGCAGCTTCTATCCCAAAGCCTGACGCAACTGTGGCTGTTCAGCTTAGAAAAGTGGACGCCGTATGGAATAGTTACTCCAATATGGTCAACAAAATTCTTGTCGGCTCACAACAAGTTGCCCCTGACGCCCTTTCCGCTAAAAGCCTGGAGCTTTTGAAAGAAATGAATACAGCAGTGGTCATGCTGCAAAAAAATGCCGAAAACAATACCAGAATGCTGGTCTATATGCAGATTGGATTCACAGTTCTGGCGATTTTATGCGTGATAGCTGTGCTTGTTATGCTGCGAAAAAGGATATCCAGCCCGTTGGAGCGATTAAAAAACTACGCCCTGGCTGTTGCAGGTGACAACCTTGATGCTGAAATATCGGGTAATTACGAAGCAGAACTTCTTGAATTGAAAAATGCTATCAGCGATATGGTCAATACAATCTCACAAACTATTGCTGAAGCAGTAGAAAAAGGCGAACTGGCTGAAGCAGCTTCACGTAAGGCAGAGCAAACGCTCGTTGAAGTTCAACAAAAGCAAAAAGAAGTGGAAGAGCTGGTTTCCTCAATGGAAAGTGGCGCAGAAGAAGCTAGTAATATTTCCAATGAGGTTTTTGAATCATTGAGTGAGCTGGCAGCGCAGGTTGAACAGGTAAACAGAGGTGTCGATGTACAGCGCGACAGACTTACCGAAACAGCAACCGCAATGGAAGAAATGAACAGCACAGTGCTTGAAGTAGCTCACAACGCTTCAAACGCCGCTGAAAGTGCTGATCAATCACGCAAGAATGCTCAAACAGGTGCACAAGGAGTATCCCGAGCAGTTTCCTCCATTCAACAGATACAAACCCGTATCACTGGTTTAAAAGAGACAATGAACACTCTGGGCCAACAAGCTGACAGCATCGGTCACATCATGGACGTAATTACAGACATTGCCGACCAAACAAACCTTTTAGCCTTAAATGCAGCAATTGAAGCTGCCCGTGCAGGAGAAGCCGGGCGAGGTTTTGCGGTAGTAGCAGATGAAGTTCGCAAACTGGCTGAAAAAACAATGGATGCAACAAAAGAAGTTGAGACAGCAATTTCAGGCATTCAGGCAAATGCCAAGGAAAATATCAACGCAGTTGAACTCGCAGCCGGAGATATTACCGAAAGCACAGATGCAGCTTCTGAATCCAAAAAATTCATGGATGAAATTGTTGATATAGTTGATGAGACAGCTGGACTTATCCAGTCGATTGCCGCAGCCAGCGAGCAACAGTCTGCCACATCCGAAGAAATAAACCGTGCGCTGGGAGACATTTCCACTGTTGCCTCAGAAACAGCTCAGGGAATGAATACTTCAGCCGACGCCTTACAGGAAATCAGCGACAACGTAGAACGACTGAACTCAGTAGTACAACAACTGGCTGTTTCCAAATAA
- a CDS encoding carbon starvation CstA family protein, whose product MNSLVIAGLCFVGYIVAYHTYGKFLAKKIFQVDENKVCPSCELEDGKDFVPTKKEVLFGHHFTSIAGLGPIVGPAIAIIWGWVPAVLWVFFGAIFMGAVHDFGSLVVSLRNQGRSVGDLAAGLLNNRVRSLFLIIIFFELLIVIAVFALIIAILFNMYPAAVIPVWSEVPIAIGLGWLMYKKGANHTVWSILALIAMYAFVVVGVYLPFKMPAIAGMNPIVVWTLIMLVYAFIASILPVTTLLQPRDYINGHQLFVALILLVVGAVVAHPTFVAPALDLDPQGAPPMLPFLFVIIACGAISGFHSLVSSGTSAKQCETERDSRMIGYGSMLMEAALSILVIVAVGAGLGLGKHTADGQFLTGTAAFTTHYASWASAAGLGAKLGAFVEGSANLMASYGIPANIALAIMGVFLVSFAATTLDSATRIQRYVVGELAQAYKMPALSGAVPATLIAVGTAAILCFNGGFSIGALKKGALALWPLFGTVNQLLAALALLIITVYLARKKVKAIYTGIPMVFMIAMTGWAMVFNLQKFYAGGKWLLFIVGLIVFVLEIWMIAETYLIMKKVYGGDEDAHGAANSA is encoded by the coding sequence GTGAACTCACTCGTTATCGCCGGTCTTTGCTTTGTGGGGTATATTGTAGCGTATCATACCTATGGCAAATTTCTGGCTAAAAAAATTTTTCAGGTTGATGAGAACAAGGTTTGTCCCAGCTGTGAACTTGAGGATGGTAAAGACTTTGTTCCTACTAAAAAGGAAGTGCTCTTCGGGCACCATTTTACTTCCATTGCCGGACTTGGTCCCATTGTAGGTCCCGCAATTGCTATTATCTGGGGTTGGGTGCCCGCTGTTCTTTGGGTTTTCTTCGGTGCCATTTTCATGGGTGCTGTTCATGACTTCGGTTCTCTCGTAGTCAGCTTACGCAATCAGGGCCGTTCTGTTGGTGATCTCGCAGCAGGACTGCTCAACAATCGCGTACGTTCATTGTTCTTGATTATTATCTTTTTTGAACTTCTGATTGTTATTGCCGTATTTGCACTGATCATCGCTATTCTTTTCAATATGTATCCTGCCGCGGTAATTCCGGTCTGGAGTGAGGTTCCCATTGCCATCGGCCTTGGATGGCTCATGTATAAGAAAGGTGCGAACCATACCGTTTGGTCCATTCTTGCTCTTATCGCTATGTACGCATTTGTTGTGGTCGGTGTTTATCTGCCTTTCAAAATGCCCGCCATCGCAGGTATGAACCCTATCGTAGTTTGGACTTTGATTATGCTGGTCTACGCATTTATCGCGTCCATTCTTCCGGTCACCACCCTTTTGCAGCCTCGTGACTACATCAACGGACACCAGCTTTTCGTAGCTCTTATTCTGTTGGTTGTCGGTGCTGTTGTGGCTCATCCCACATTCGTAGCTCCGGCACTGGATCTTGATCCGCAGGGTGCTCCTCCTATGCTGCCCTTTCTGTTCGTAATTATCGCTTGTGGTGCTATTTCCGGTTTCCATTCACTGGTCAGTTCCGGAACTTCCGCCAAGCAGTGCGAGACCGAGCGCGATTCCCGTATGATCGGTTACGGTTCCATGCTTATGGAAGCTGCGCTGTCTATCCTTGTTATCGTTGCTGTCGGTGCGGGGCTTGGACTTGGCAAGCACACTGCTGACGGTCAGTTCCTGACCGGAACAGCTGCTTTTACCACCCACTACGCATCATGGGCTTCCGCAGCCGGACTTGGCGCAAAGCTTGGTGCTTTTGTTGAAGGCTCTGCAAACCTTATGGCCAGCTACGGTATCCCTGCAAATATCGCGCTTGCAATCATGGGTGTGTTCCTTGTCAGCTTCGCAGCTACCACTCTTGATAGTGCAACCCGTATTCAGCGTTACGTTGTAGGCGAGTTGGCTCAGGCATATAAAATGCCAGCCTTGTCCGGTGCTGTTCCCGCAACTTTGATTGCGGTCGGTACTGCTGCCATACTTTGCTTTAACGGCGGTTTCTCCATCGGCGCGTTGAAAAAAGGCGCACTGGCTCTCTGGCCGTTGTTCGGTACTGTAAACCAGTTGCTGGCAGCACTGGCTTTGCTGATCATTACTGTTTACCTTGCACGTAAAAAAGTTAAAGCCATTTACACCGGTATTCCCATGGTCTTTATGATCGCCATGACCGGTTGGGCGATGGTTTTCAACCTCCAGAAATTCTATGCCGGAGGTAAATGGCTGCTCTTCATAGTCGGCTTGATTGTCTTCGTGCTCGAAATCTGGATGATTGCTGAAACCTATCTGATCATGAAGAAGGTTTATGGCGGAGATGAAGATGCGCATGGAGCAGCTAACAGCGCCTAG
- a CDS encoding MDR/zinc-dependent alcohol dehydrogenase-like family protein, which translates to MRAIYFENGKIDFVERDKPQLTSGEALLKVRLSGICNTDVELHKGYYGFAGVPGHEFVAEVEECPDRPELVGKRVVADINCPVGAFKGDHRHAPNRTVIGIVNHDGAFAEYLKAPAENLCVVADNVEDRAAVFAEPLAAGLEVSQQIHVTGDMRVMVLGDGKLGLLTALALKLYNPNVLLVGKHEDKLTIAAQQGVKIHCISDPEELTALSEKWDKFDLVVEATGSEKGINYALDFVRPEGTVVAKTTSHLPSSINLAKLVVDEISIVGSRCGDIALAMNVLEQGMIDVSGLIEAEYDFADFNDAFERAMGKGALKVLVRM; encoded by the coding sequence ATGCGCGCAATATATTTTGAAAATGGGAAAATTGATTTTGTTGAACGGGATAAACCGCAGCTTACTTCCGGCGAAGCTTTGCTCAAAGTCCGGCTGTCCGGGATTTGTAATACGGATGTTGAATTACATAAGGGGTATTACGGATTTGCAGGTGTTCCCGGCCATGAGTTCGTAGCCGAAGTTGAAGAATGCCCCGATAGGCCGGAGCTGGTAGGTAAGCGCGTTGTGGCAGATATTAACTGTCCGGTAGGAGCGTTTAAGGGAGACCATAGGCATGCTCCCAACCGAACTGTTATCGGTATAGTCAATCATGATGGTGCATTTGCCGAGTACCTGAAAGCACCTGCGGAAAATCTTTGTGTGGTTGCGGATAATGTTGAGGACCGGGCTGCTGTTTTTGCAGAGCCTCTTGCCGCCGGATTGGAGGTCAGCCAGCAGATTCATGTAACCGGGGATATGCGGGTAATGGTGCTTGGAGATGGAAAGCTGGGATTGCTGACTGCGCTGGCTCTGAAACTATACAATCCTAATGTTCTGCTTGTCGGTAAGCATGAGGATAAGCTTACGATTGCTGCCCAGCAAGGTGTGAAAATCCATTGTATCAGTGATCCTGAGGAGCTTACTGCGCTATCTGAAAAATGGGATAAATTTGATTTGGTGGTGGAAGCTACAGGCAGTGAGAAAGGTATTAATTACGCCCTTGATTTTGTGCGTCCGGAAGGAACTGTCGTTGCCAAGACCACTTCGCATCTGCCCAGTTCAATCAACCTCGCCAAGCTGGTGGTTGATGAGATTTCCATTGTCGGCTCCCGTTGCGGTGACATCGCTCTGGCTATGAATGTGTTGGAGCAGGGCATGATTGATGTGAGCGGCTTGATCGAAGCGGAGTACGATTTTGCAGATTTCAATGATGCATTTGAGCGCGCTATGGGCAAGGGTGCATTGAAGGTTCTGGTTAGAATGTAG
- a CDS encoding holin family protein — MIGSILDLGSTIIDKIWPDAGEREKAKLRLMEMQNRGELADLESRVKIMMAEMSGNWLQRSWRPILMLTIVAIVANNYLLYPYLALFWAKAPHLELPAQLWSLMELGLGGYVVGRSAEKVAKTWREKNG, encoded by the coding sequence ATGATCGGTTCAATTCTCGATCTCGGCTCGACAATAATCGATAAGATTTGGCCTGATGCAGGCGAGCGTGAAAAAGCCAAGCTTCGGCTTATGGAAATGCAGAACCGGGGAGAGCTGGCGGACCTTGAGTCGAGGGTCAAGATCATGATGGCGGAGATGTCCGGTAACTGGTTGCAGCGTTCATGGCGCCCTATTCTGATGCTGACCATTGTTGCCATCGTAGCCAACAATTATCTTCTTTATCCTTACCTTGCTTTGTTTTGGGCCAAGGCTCCGCATTTGGAACTTCCAGCGCAGCTTTGGTCGCTTATGGAACTTGGTCTTGGGGGGTACGTAGTCGGGCGCAGCGCAGAGAAAGTCGCAAAAACATGGAGGGAGAAAAATGGTTGA
- a CDS encoding methyl-accepting chemotaxis protein has protein sequence MKISHKILLPQAVAIIFLGCLSVVIISSSFKSMKTMHIATVVNSAFESVLNKVENSAKSAQETAALFAGSPEIIEAFTIAHTGDISDERSEQSQAARDHIREFMHDELSNYKSVSGKKLRLHFHLPNGRSLVRLWRDKQAKRSGQWVDISDDISSFRQTVLDVNRQGLPLGGIELGRGGFAIRGLVPVKDNTGKILGSAEVLNSFAPILQSVKDAGMSAMLFMNKDKLSTATSLKDTSKYPIVGSDYVFVSGTNKNKDFSIITKDLLDKSRNERVVIQLENSAIATLPVRDYLGKQIGVLVGIVDLNEMAALSGKANKVLLGCVAAMLIIPLLMIYFTLRGQVVKPVEAIRNKIKDINEDRADLSSHINIKYKDEIGSMTEEFNSLLGKISTMVNEMQLYVDVVNSVPDPIFVVDKDFNLIFANKPVIDFTGMTEHSLKSSKCHNIFNSDICNTNKCPVEMSRRSGKREITETTKLTDQNGNTIYVQPVSDSIKDSNGEIVGYFEVARIVTELVLKENDINKQLQKINDVHESVREASNNIFSRSEEMGREVDDVDSAATDQQRLLSETVAAFGQMNASVLDIAENASLAAGKTQETRDKAEEGARIVMDASTAINSVQTQTETMRASMTELEEQAEKIGTVLNVINDIADQTNLLALNAAIEAARAGDAGRGFAVVADEVRKLAEKTVEATKEVETVIIGIQNQAGTTRQLTEKTNNLAEQAAEFANISGKSLQSIVDLAHDSASSVSNIATAAEEQSASSEQINRAMSEVNELAVKVADRVKNSVESLNGIIRLAEKLGDEAGK, from the coding sequence ATGAAAATCAGTCATAAAATATTGCTACCACAAGCAGTTGCAATTATTTTCCTTGGATGTTTGAGCGTTGTTATTATCAGTTCATCATTTAAATCCATGAAAACAATGCATATAGCTACCGTTGTGAACAGTGCCTTCGAATCAGTTTTAAACAAGGTTGAAAACTCAGCTAAATCTGCACAGGAAACAGCAGCACTATTTGCAGGTTCCCCTGAAATTATCGAGGCTTTTACGATTGCCCACACCGGCGACATAAGTGATGAGCGTTCAGAACAATCTCAAGCCGCACGCGATCATATCCGCGAATTCATGCATGACGAACTGAGCAATTACAAATCAGTCAGCGGAAAAAAACTGCGCCTGCATTTTCACCTGCCCAATGGACGAAGCCTTGTCCGACTCTGGCGAGACAAGCAAGCCAAACGATCAGGCCAGTGGGTAGACATCTCAGATGATATATCCAGCTTTCGCCAGACAGTCCTTGATGTAAACAGGCAAGGGCTCCCCTTGGGCGGTATTGAACTTGGTCGCGGAGGATTTGCAATCAGAGGTCTTGTTCCGGTGAAGGACAATACAGGCAAAATCCTCGGATCTGCTGAAGTCCTGAACAGCTTTGCCCCAATCCTGCAAAGTGTAAAAGACGCTGGAATGTCTGCAATGCTTTTCATGAACAAAGACAAACTTAGCACTGCAACATCCCTTAAAGACACCTCAAAATATCCTATTGTCGGCAGCGATTATGTATTTGTCAGCGGCACAAACAAAAATAAAGATTTTTCAATCATAACCAAAGATCTTCTTGATAAAAGCCGCAATGAACGAGTTGTTATTCAACTTGAGAACTCGGCAATAGCCACCCTGCCAGTCCGGGATTACCTTGGAAAACAAATCGGCGTACTGGTCGGCATCGTCGACTTGAATGAAATGGCAGCTCTTTCCGGCAAAGCAAACAAAGTCCTTTTGGGCTGTGTTGCCGCTATGCTCATCATACCCCTTTTAATGATATACTTTACCCTGCGCGGACAGGTAGTAAAACCAGTTGAAGCAATCAGAAACAAAATCAAAGACATTAATGAAGATCGTGCAGACCTCTCCAGCCACATAAACATCAAATACAAAGATGAAATTGGAAGCATGACTGAAGAGTTCAACTCTTTGTTGGGCAAAATTTCAACAATGGTTAATGAAATGCAGCTTTATGTTGATGTGGTCAACTCTGTTCCCGACCCTATCTTTGTTGTAGATAAAGACTTTAATCTAATCTTCGCGAATAAGCCGGTTATCGACTTCACAGGAATGACAGAACACAGCCTTAAAAGTTCAAAATGTCATAATATTTTTAACTCTGACATCTGTAACACCAATAAATGCCCGGTAGAAATGTCCCGCAGAAGCGGCAAAAGAGAAATCACAGAAACCACCAAGTTAACCGATCAAAACGGCAACACAATTTATGTTCAGCCTGTCTCCGATAGTATTAAAGACTCAAACGGAGAAATCGTAGGCTACTTTGAAGTCGCCCGCATCGTAACGGAACTAGTGCTCAAAGAGAACGACATCAACAAACAACTGCAAAAAATCAACGATGTCCACGAATCCGTGAGAGAAGCATCAAACAACATCTTTAGCCGTTCCGAAGAAATGGGACGCGAAGTGGACGATGTTGATAGTGCAGCGACTGACCAACAAAGACTTCTTTCAGAAACAGTGGCTGCCTTTGGACAAATGAATGCCAGTGTTCTCGATATAGCCGAAAATGCATCTCTTGCAGCGGGCAAGACGCAGGAAACTAGAGATAAGGCCGAAGAAGGTGCTCGCATCGTAATGGATGCTTCAACGGCAATTAATTCAGTGCAAACCCAAACTGAAACCATGCGTGCAAGCATGACCGAACTGGAGGAACAAGCTGAAAAAATCGGTACTGTCCTCAATGTGATCAACGACATCGCAGATCAAACAAACCTGCTGGCCCTTAATGCTGCGATTGAAGCCGCACGCGCCGGGGACGCTGGACGAGGATTTGCCGTTGTTGCTGATGAGGTGCGCAAACTGGCTGAGAAAACAGTTGAAGCTACGAAGGAAGTTGAGACGGTAATTATAGGAATTCAGAATCAAGCAGGCACAACTCGCCAATTAACGGAAAAAACTAACAATCTGGCAGAACAAGCTGCTGAATTTGCAAATATATCCGGAAAATCACTGCAATCAATTGTTGATCTGGCTCATGATTCAGCATCAAGCGTAAGCAACATCGCTACAGCAGCAGAAGAACAATCAGCCAGCTCTGAACAAATCAACAGAGCAATGTCAGAAGTTAATGAACTTGCGGTTAAAGTTGCGGATAGGGTCAAGAATTCAGTTGAGTCACTTAATGGAATCATCAGGCTGGCAGAAAAGCTTGGCGATGAAGCCGGCAAATAA
- a CDS encoding tetratricopeptide repeat protein, protein MQRIRIILFVLLFLMINTVAYAASFEKIIGRVELCRCNQDFFVQVQIGQQVQVGDVLRTGPDGKAVLRLDAGSTMSFGGNSEFKLGGEIEDDEKNLIGTFYRGVLRAILSKREGSYIATPRSLIGIRGTDISLTQKGNAGFYFLDEGRVDVQSDRATAVLDARQMTATYAGRKPLPVFTFSKSSGLSQARDRLSLLTSIEIPPSLRGQAQLNEILARWIINYSHYLADAGKAADAETALLIAEELTSRQNVKGEVLLQIGGLYFYHLNDVNGALRSYRRIIREYHNTPYYENALYGAIRCFMQLGQNEKAAEYVRRYEELFPDGNHVQGLDSLVR, encoded by the coding sequence ATGCAACGCATTCGTATCATTTTGTTTGTTCTACTGTTCTTGATGATTAATACTGTGGCTTATGCCGCATCATTCGAGAAAATAATCGGTAGGGTAGAGCTGTGTCGTTGTAATCAGGACTTTTTCGTTCAGGTACAGATAGGTCAGCAAGTGCAGGTCGGGGATGTGTTGCGCACAGGACCGGATGGAAAGGCTGTTTTGCGTCTGGACGCAGGATCGACCATGAGTTTTGGTGGGAACAGTGAATTTAAGCTTGGCGGGGAAATTGAAGATGATGAAAAGAATCTTATCGGAACTTTCTATCGTGGTGTTTTGCGGGCCATATTAAGTAAGCGTGAAGGTTCTTATATAGCCACGCCCAGATCATTAATCGGTATTAGGGGTACTGATATTTCACTGACTCAAAAAGGTAACGCCGGATTTTATTTTCTAGATGAAGGACGTGTGGATGTGCAGTCAGATAGAGCCACCGCCGTTCTTGATGCAAGGCAGATGACTGCAACTTATGCGGGGCGTAAACCGCTGCCTGTGTTTACATTCAGCAAGTCTTCAGGTTTGTCCCAGGCTCGGGACAGATTGTCTTTGCTGACTTCAATTGAGATTCCACCCTCATTGAGAGGGCAGGCACAACTTAATGAAATTCTTGCACGTTGGATCATAAACTATTCTCATTATCTGGCTGACGCCGGAAAAGCCGCTGATGCTGAAACTGCTCTGCTCATCGCAGAAGAGCTTACTTCGAGACAGAATGTTAAGGGTGAGGTCCTTCTTCAGATTGGGGGATTATATTTTTATCATCTGAATGATGTAAACGGAGCATTGCGTTCCTATCGCAGGATCATTCGCGAGTATCATAATACACCATATTACGAGAACGCCCTCTATGGTGCGATTCGTTGTTTTATGCAACTCGGTCAGAATGAAAAGGCTGCCGAATATGTACGGCGATATGAAGAACTTTTCCCTGATGGGAACCATGTTCAAGGGCTGGATAGTCTTGTGCGATAG